From one Desulfuromonas thiophila genomic stretch:
- the eno gene encoding phosphopyruvate hydratase: protein MSNILDIYAREILDSRGNPTVEVDVYLESGVMGRAAVPSGASTGEREALELRDGDGARYLGKGVLKAVANVNETISDALIGWEVSDQAGIDAHLIELDGTETKSNLGANAMLGVSLACARAAAQEAGLPFYQYLGGPNAKELPLPMMNILNGGAHADNNVDIQEFMIMPAGAVSFSQALRMGAEIFHALKKVLKAKGYNTAVGDEGGFAPNLGSNEEALQVIMEAIAAAGYKAGEEVLLALDVASSELYKDGVYLLENEAQPRKTAAELVEFYADLVERYPIISIEDGMAENDWDGWKLLTERLGNKIQIVGDDLFVTNSAILREGIDKGIANSILIKVNQIGTLTETLEAIEMAKRAGYTCVISHRSGETEDATIADLAVATNAGQIKTGSLCRTDRICKYNQLLRIEEELGTTARFNGRQVFYNLR, encoded by the coding sequence ATGAGCAACATCCTCGACATTTACGCCCGCGAAATCCTCGATTCGCGCGGCAACCCCACCGTTGAAGTTGATGTCTACCTCGAAAGCGGTGTCATGGGCCGCGCCGCCGTCCCCAGCGGCGCCTCCACCGGCGAGCGCGAGGCCCTGGAGCTACGCGACGGCGATGGCGCCCGCTATCTGGGCAAGGGCGTGCTCAAAGCGGTGGCCAATGTCAATGAAACCATCAGCGATGCCCTGATCGGCTGGGAAGTCAGCGACCAGGCCGGTATCGACGCCCACCTGATTGAACTCGACGGCACCGAAACCAAATCAAACCTCGGCGCCAACGCCATGCTCGGCGTGTCGCTGGCCTGCGCCCGGGCCGCCGCCCAGGAAGCTGGCCTGCCCTTTTATCAGTATCTTGGCGGCCCCAACGCCAAGGAACTGCCGCTGCCGATGATGAACATTCTCAATGGCGGCGCTCATGCCGACAATAATGTCGACATTCAGGAATTCATGATCATGCCGGCCGGCGCCGTCAGCTTCAGCCAGGCGCTGCGCATGGGAGCGGAAATCTTCCACGCCCTGAAGAAGGTACTCAAGGCCAAGGGCTACAATACCGCCGTCGGCGACGAGGGCGGTTTCGCCCCCAACCTCGGCAGCAACGAGGAAGCCCTGCAGGTCATCATGGAAGCCATCGCCGCCGCCGGCTACAAGGCCGGTGAAGAAGTGCTGCTGGCACTGGACGTGGCCTCTTCAGAGTTGTACAAGGATGGCGTCTACCTGCTGGAAAACGAAGCCCAGCCGCGCAAAACCGCTGCCGAACTGGTCGAATTCTACGCCGACCTGGTCGAGCGCTATCCCATCATCTCGATTGAGGATGGCATGGCCGAAAACGACTGGGACGGCTGGAAGCTGCTGACCGAACGCCTCGGCAATAAAATCCAGATTGTCGGCGACGACCTGTTCGTCACCAACAGCGCCATCCTGCGCGAAGGCATCGACAAGGGCATCGCCAATTCCATCCTGATCAAGGTCAACCAGATCGGCACCCTCACCGAAACCCTCGAAGCTATCGAAATGGCCAAACGGGCCGGCTACACCTGCGTCATCTCGCACCGCAGCGGCGAAACCGAGGATGCCACCATCGCCGATCTGGCCGTCGCCACCAACGCCGGCCAGATCAAAACCGGCTCCCTCTGCCGCACCGACCGCATCTGCAAATACAATCAGTTGTTGCGCATTGAAGAAGAACTTGGCACCACTGCCCGCTTCAATGGCCGTCAGGTGTTCTACAACCTGCGCTGA
- a CDS encoding PhoH family protein — protein MKNDSLRCSVTPSDTRIAHALFGQHNCHLRQIETLLPVALHSRGQTVTISAADPLAAELAQRLLLQLAELLEKGYPLYPADIDCALNILRADRSARLVEIFFDTVLISARHKMIGPKTLTQKQYIDAIRQHDIVFGVGPAGTGKTYLAMALAVAAWQRKEVRRILLVRPAVEAGEKLGFLPGDIAEKVNPYLQPLYDALFDMVDFKKGQELITEGLVEVAPLAFMRGRTLNDSFIILDEAQNTTSEQMKMFLTRLGFGSKAVITGDTTQVDLPAGRPSGLLEALQLLEGVEGIAQCHFTDVDVVRHPLVQRIVRAYDRAQAAATAGRPAQRISG, from the coding sequence TTGAAGAACGACTCCCTCCGCTGCAGCGTTACGCCGTCTGATACGCGTATCGCGCATGCCCTGTTTGGCCAGCACAATTGCCATCTGCGCCAGATTGAAACCCTGCTGCCGGTTGCCCTGCACAGCCGCGGCCAGACAGTGACCATCAGTGCCGCCGATCCCCTGGCGGCCGAACTGGCCCAGCGTCTGCTGCTGCAACTGGCCGAGCTGCTGGAAAAGGGTTACCCCCTCTACCCGGCCGATATCGACTGCGCTCTCAATATCCTGCGTGCCGATCGTTCGGCACGGCTGGTCGAGATCTTCTTCGATACGGTGCTGATTTCGGCCCGCCACAAGATGATCGGGCCGAAAACCCTCACCCAAAAACAGTACATCGACGCCATCCGTCAGCATGACATCGTCTTTGGTGTCGGTCCGGCCGGTACCGGTAAGACCTATCTGGCCATGGCCCTGGCGGTGGCGGCCTGGCAACGCAAGGAGGTGCGCCGGATTCTGCTGGTGCGGCCGGCGGTGGAGGCCGGCGAGAAGCTTGGCTTTCTGCCGGGCGACATCGCCGAGAAGGTCAATCCCTACCTGCAGCCGCTCTACGATGCCCTGTTCGACATGGTTGATTTCAAAAAGGGCCAGGAACTCATCACCGAAGGCCTGGTCGAGGTGGCGCCACTGGCTTTCATGCGCGGCCGTACCCTCAACGATTCCTTCATCATTCTGGATGAAGCCCAGAACACCACCAGCGAACAGATGAAGATGTTCCTGACGCGGCTGGGGTTCGGCAGCAAGGCGGTTATCACGGGCGATACCACCCAGGTGGATCTGCCGGCCGGCCGACCCAGCGGCCTGCTCGAAGCCTTGCAACTGCTTGAGGGTGTCGAGGGCATCGCCCAGTGCCATTTCACCGATGTCGATGTGGTGCGCCATCCGCTGGTGCAGCGCATTGTCCGTGCCTATGACCGGGCCCAGGCGGCCGCAACCGCCGGCCGGCCGGCGCAGAGGATCAGCGGATGA
- a CDS encoding HD family phosphohydrolase — MTHKRRREAQRAARFSGPLQRRLLLLLLALWLTVLVMPKGGFVPDDYRPGDIVLRDIKAPRDFLVPEPALTEKKRQEAATAVVAVYDYDPRPGRMLLKNLHDVLVALRPLPEESHETQEMTEAPPERVAMTTPLGQADIEALLETELSAEQLALLQHLAANDDFVTRMGGVSHTALRQRTVASLDLFRGNWRGVMTVRDLATQQEYRIERADEVIGLSDALDQLRLALTTPAVRRNDLDAFLALLQKLLRPSLTFNQSETENRRLAAAEAVQPVVQQVKRGEMIVREGDRASDEQIRRLQALRDSADLAKGVRTAVGLFGAIALLFWVVHHFARRNIRKYAPNTRDLLFMVLVFGVLFMLLKVGIFVSGAMQSAFPYIDSACYYYALPFAAGAMLVRVVLNSEVALVFSILLCLMIGLLFGDNLFMAFYALAGSLTAAHWVRHSKARSNLYRAGGYLSLVNLLMVLAIHAVGGHPYDSQLLYRLGFAAVGGFICAVIVNGTIALIESVFKYTTDFKLMELANMNTPILRELMIQAPGTYHHSIVVGNLVENAAEAIGANPLLARVAAYYHDIGKIRKPLYFAENIRGQENRHDKLAPSMSALILISHLKDGVELARENKLGRELIDIIRQHHGTSLIKFFYDKALQRDKDGQVNEQDYRYPGPKPQTREAALIMLADAVEAAGRTLSDPTPARIQGMVQKIINKIFIDGQLDECELTLKDLHEIAKSFNRILSGIFHQRVEYPEPAYKERDAKREVKKKTGEDLPRESTDEPMVPAAAPAAGSADDLKRLGMS; from the coding sequence ATGACCCATAAACGCAGGCGGGAGGCCCAGCGGGCAGCGCGTTTCAGCGGTCCGCTGCAACGGCGGTTGCTGCTGTTACTGCTGGCCCTGTGGCTGACAGTGCTGGTGATGCCCAAGGGTGGTTTCGTGCCCGATGATTACCGGCCGGGCGATATTGTGTTGCGCGACATCAAGGCGCCGCGCGATTTTCTGGTACCTGAGCCGGCGCTGACCGAGAAGAAGCGCCAGGAGGCGGCGACGGCGGTCGTGGCGGTATACGACTACGATCCGCGCCCCGGCCGCATGCTGCTGAAGAATTTGCATGATGTGCTCGTTGCTCTGCGGCCACTGCCGGAAGAGTCTCACGAGACGCAGGAGATGACCGAAGCGCCACCGGAAAGGGTGGCCATGACCACACCGCTGGGTCAGGCGGATATCGAGGCGCTGCTGGAAACGGAACTGAGTGCCGAACAGCTGGCGCTGCTGCAGCACCTGGCGGCCAATGACGACTTTGTCACCCGCATGGGCGGTGTTAGTCATACCGCCTTGCGCCAGCGTACCGTTGCCAGTCTGGATCTGTTTCGCGGCAACTGGCGCGGTGTCATGACGGTGCGCGACCTGGCCACCCAGCAGGAATACCGTATTGAACGAGCCGATGAGGTGATCGGTCTGAGCGACGCTCTTGACCAGTTGCGGCTGGCGCTGACGACCCCGGCGGTGCGGCGCAACGATCTCGACGCTTTTCTGGCACTGTTGCAGAAGCTGCTGCGGCCGAGCCTGACCTTCAACCAGAGTGAAACGGAGAACCGCCGGCTGGCGGCGGCTGAGGCGGTGCAGCCGGTGGTGCAGCAGGTCAAGCGTGGCGAGATGATTGTGCGCGAGGGTGACCGCGCCAGCGATGAGCAGATCCGGCGGCTGCAGGCCCTGCGCGACTCGGCCGATCTGGCCAAGGGCGTGCGCACGGCGGTTGGCCTGTTTGGCGCCATCGCGCTGTTGTTCTGGGTGGTACACCATTTCGCCCGTCGCAATATCCGCAAGTACGCGCCCAACACCCGCGACCTGTTGTTCATGGTGCTGGTGTTCGGTGTGCTGTTCATGCTGCTCAAGGTGGGCATCTTCGTGTCGGGCGCCATGCAGAGCGCCTTTCCCTACATCGATTCGGCCTGCTATTACTATGCGCTACCCTTTGCTGCCGGTGCCATGCTGGTGCGCGTGGTGCTCAATTCCGAGGTGGCGCTGGTCTTTTCCATTTTGCTGTGTCTGATGATCGGCCTGCTGTTTGGTGATAATCTGTTCATGGCTTTTTACGCCCTGGCCGGCAGTCTGACCGCCGCCCACTGGGTGCGCCATAGCAAGGCGCGCAGCAATCTGTATCGCGCCGGCGGCTATCTGTCGCTGGTCAATCTGCTGATGGTGCTGGCCATCCACGCCGTCGGCGGTCATCCCTACGACTCCCAGCTGCTCTACCGTCTCGGTTTTGCCGCGGTTGGCGGTTTTATCTGCGCCGTCATTGTCAACGGCACCATCGCCCTGATTGAATCGGTCTTCAAATACACCACCGATTTCAAGCTGATGGAGCTGGCCAACATGAACACGCCGATTCTGCGGGAATTGATGATCCAGGCGCCCGGCACCTATCACCACTCCATTGTCGTCGGTAATCTGGTGGAGAACGCTGCCGAGGCGATTGGCGCCAATCCGCTGCTGGCGCGGGTGGCGGCCTACTACCATGACATCGGCAAGATTCGCAAACCGCTCTATTTTGCCGAGAATATCCGTGGTCAGGAAAACCGCCACGACAAGCTGGCGCCGTCGATGAGTGCCTTGATCCTGATTTCGCACCTGAAGGATGGGGTCGAGCTGGCGCGCGAGAACAAGCTGGGGCGCGAACTCATCGACATCATTCGTCAGCACCACGGCACCTCGCTGATCAAGTTCTTCTACGACAAGGCGCTGCAGCGTGACAAGGACGGTCAGGTCAACGAACAAGACTACCGCTATCCGGGGCCCAAGCCGCAGACGCGCGAGGCAGCCCTGATCATGCTGGCCGACGCCGTTGAGGCCGCCGGCCGCACATTGTCCGATCCGACGCCGGCCCGCATCCAGGGGATGGTGCAGAAGATCATCAACAAGATCTTCATCGATGGCCAACTCGATGAGTGCGAACTGACGCTGAAGGATTTGCACGAGATCGCCAAGAGTTTCAACCGCATCCTGTCCGGTATCTTCCACCAGCGGGTGGAATATCCCGAACCGGCCTACAAGGAACGTGACGCCAAACGGGAGGTCAAGAAGAAAACCGGTGAAGATCTACCTCGAGAATCAACAGACGAACCAATGGTTCCCGCGGCCGCGCCTGCGGCGGGTAGCGCGGACGATCTTAAGCGCCTTGGCATGTCCTGA
- the ybeY gene encoding rRNA maturation RNase YbeY has product MACPEDAELSVIVVDDARIREINRDYLQRDKSTNVISFAQQEGEGGQLCPGLLGDVVISADTAARDAAEAGVPLFHELAFLLLHGILHLVGYDHERGTAEQAAAMEAKEQELFGLLRDSGLLDVSRLRPAAAEGD; this is encoded by the coding sequence TTGGCATGTCCTGAGGATGCCGAGCTGTCGGTCATTGTGGTCGATGATGCCCGTATCCGCGAGATTAACCGCGACTATCTGCAGCGCGACAAGAGCACCAATGTCATCTCCTTTGCCCAGCAGGAAGGCGAGGGCGGCCAACTCTGCCCCGGCCTGCTGGGGGATGTGGTGATCTCGGCCGATACCGCCGCGCGCGATGCCGCTGAAGCGGGCGTGCCGCTGTTTCACGAGCTGGCCTTTCTGCTGTTGCACGGCATTCTGCATCTGGTGGGCTACGATCACGAACGCGGCACGGCCGAGCAGGCGGCGGCGATGGAAGCGAAGGAACAGGAACTGTTCGGTCTGCTGCGCGACAGCGGGCTGCTGGATGTGAGCCGGTTGCGGCCGGCTGCGGCCGAGGGAGATTGA
- a CDS encoding hemolysin family protein, giving the protein MDGSDPDAKRPFWQRLFGWRRQPVFSEEELHELIQASEQQGVINAEEGEMFSSIIEFGETIVREEMIPRTEMHCCPVDARLSEMIEIIIRYGHSRIPVYEQTLDHIIGLVYAKDLLKYWGASDEAVSLRQIMRPPYFVPETKRIEELLHEFRSQRVHLAIAVDEYGGTSGLITLEDLIEEIIGDIKDEYDVEEDLLIDEGGGVVNVDARLNLYELEDHFDLPEIPRNQFDSVGGLLLHQLGRVPKTGEKLAYEQLCFEVLDSDARAIHRVRVWRCGAVAAEETYGAS; this is encoded by the coding sequence ATGGACGGAAGCGACCCGGACGCGAAGCGTCCCTTCTGGCAACGTTTGTTCGGTTGGCGTCGCCAGCCGGTGTTTTCCGAGGAAGAGTTGCACGAGCTGATCCAGGCCTCCGAGCAGCAGGGGGTGATCAACGCCGAGGAAGGCGAGATGTTCAGCTCCATCATCGAGTTCGGCGAAACCATCGTGCGCGAGGAGATGATTCCGCGCACCGAGATGCACTGCTGTCCGGTGGACGCCCGCCTGAGCGAAATGATTGAAATCATCATCCGCTATGGTCATTCGCGTATTCCGGTTTATGAGCAGACCCTCGACCATATCATCGGTCTGGTCTACGCCAAGGATCTGCTCAAATACTGGGGTGCCAGCGACGAGGCTGTCAGTTTGCGGCAGATCATGCGGCCGCCCTATTTTGTGCCGGAAACCAAACGCATTGAGGAACTGCTGCACGAATTCCGCAGCCAGCGGGTGCATCTGGCCATCGCTGTCGACGAGTATGGCGGCACCTCGGGCCTGATTACGCTGGAGGACCTGATTGAAGAGATTATCGGCGATATCAAGGACGAGTATGATGTCGAGGAGGATCTGCTGATCGACGAGGGCGGCGGCGTGGTCAATGTGGATGCCCGGCTGAACCTGTATGAGCTGGAGGACCATTTCGATTTGCCGGAGATTCCGCGCAACCAGTTCGATTCCGTTGGCGGGCTGCTGCTGCATCAGCTGGGCCGGGTGCCCAAGACGGGTGAAAAACTGGCCTATGAGCAGCTGTGTTTCGAGGTGCTCGACAGCGATGCCCGTGCCATTCACCGGGTGCGGGTGTGGCGCTGTGGCGCCGTGGCGGCCGAGGAGACCTATGGCGCGTCCTGA
- the lnt gene encoding apolipoprotein N-acyltransferase, protein MARPEMLAAIASGILLALPFHWPACYGLAFVALVPLMLHGRRRPWRSGLLAGAVFYALVLYWINLVMVRFGQLPWALALPLYLLLVLYLAGFWGAACWCCERLRQRLRLSPLLLWPVVWLVAEYGRSWLLTGFPWGNPVYALMGQPLLLQSADLAGLWLPLALLLLVNALVAQLWTCVRQDRPWPRGALLLTGLLLLANSLYGVWRGQSVAEDGEPLRVALIQGNIDQDLKWNPAHLEETLQRYENLSRQAPAAALLVWPESATPFFYQSGGAAAERVRQLARQGRQTLLFGSPAYDNASDGRRRYLNSAFAIDSEGRLLGRSDKVHLVPFGEYVPLARLLTFVDKLAEGIGDFMPGQMRPLPLAGVAGGVLICYEAIFPELARQQVAQGAQLLVNLTNDAWFGRTAAPWQHLAMARLRAIENRRYLVRSANSGISAIIDPAGRLLAHSPLFVATSVEGVVYGRTDLSLYSRLGDLVPRCLTLVVLLWLWQSRRSLPAF, encoded by the coding sequence ATGGCGCGTCCTGAAATGCTGGCGGCCATCGCCAGCGGTATTCTGCTGGCGCTGCCCTTTCACTGGCCGGCCTGTTATGGGCTGGCCTTTGTTGCGCTGGTGCCCCTGATGCTGCACGGCCGGCGCCGGCCCTGGCGCAGCGGTCTGTTGGCCGGGGCGGTGTTTTACGCCCTGGTGCTGTACTGGATCAACCTAGTGATGGTGCGGTTTGGCCAGTTGCCCTGGGCCCTGGCTCTGCCGCTCTATCTGCTGCTGGTGCTCTATCTGGCCGGCTTCTGGGGTGCCGCCTGCTGGTGCTGTGAGCGCCTGCGCCAGCGGTTGCGGCTGTCGCCGCTGTTGCTCTGGCCAGTGGTCTGGTTGGTGGCCGAATACGGCCGCAGCTGGTTGCTGACCGGCTTTCCCTGGGGCAATCCGGTCTATGCCCTGATGGGACAGCCGCTGCTGCTGCAGAGCGCCGATCTGGCTGGTTTGTGGCTGCCTCTGGCCCTGCTGTTGCTGGTCAACGCTCTGGTGGCGCAGCTGTGGACCTGCGTTCGCCAGGATCGGCCCTGGCCGCGCGGCGCCCTGCTGCTGACCGGGCTGCTGTTGCTGGCCAACAGCCTGTACGGTGTCTGGCGCGGGCAGTCCGTGGCCGAAGATGGCGAGCCGCTACGGGTGGCGCTGATTCAGGGCAATATCGACCAGGATCTCAAGTGGAACCCGGCTCATCTGGAAGAAACCCTGCAGCGTTACGAGAATCTCAGCCGGCAGGCGCCCGCCGCGGCACTGCTGGTCTGGCCGGAGAGTGCCACGCCGTTTTTCTATCAGAGTGGCGGCGCGGCGGCCGAACGTGTCCGCCAGCTGGCCCGGCAGGGCCGCCAGACGCTGCTGTTCGGTTCGCCGGCCTACGATAACGCTAGCGATGGCCGCCGCCGCTATCTCAACAGCGCCTTTGCCATAGATTCCGAGGGGCGGTTGCTGGGTCGCAGCGACAAGGTGCATCTGGTGCCCTTTGGCGAATATGTGCCCCTGGCGCGGCTGTTGACCTTTGTCGACAAGCTGGCGGAAGGCATCGGTGATTTTATGCCCGGCCAGATGCGACCTCTGCCGCTGGCGGGCGTGGCCGGCGGCGTGTTGATCTGTTACGAAGCCATTTTCCCCGAGTTGGCGCGCCAGCAGGTGGCCCAGGGAGCGCAGCTGCTGGTCAACCTGACCAACGATGCCTGGTTCGGACGCACGGCGGCACCCTGGCAGCATCTGGCCATGGCGCGGTTACGGGCCATCGAAAACCGCCGTTATCTGGTGCGCAGCGCCAACAGTGGCATTTCCGCCATCATCGATCCGGCCGGCCGTTTGCTGGCTCACTCGCCGCTGTTTGTCGCCACCTCGGTTGAAGGGGTGGTGTATGGCCGCACGGACTTGAGTCTGTACAGCCGGCTGGGCGATCTGGTGCCCCGCTGTCTGACCCTGGTGGTACTGCTGTGGTTGTGGCAGAGCCGCCGTTCCCTGCCCGCTTTCTGA
- a CDS encoding Tex family protein, whose amino-acid sequence MTLAFADPYTDSIAADLQLRPQQVAAVLELLADGATLPFIARYRKERTGSLDEVAIAAVRDAHASRDALEKRRAAIVASLSERELYVDDLKVAIDSAISLRQLEDLYLPHRPKRRTRASVARERGLEPLARQLLHEGAAEQVAAAFVAADSAVPTVAEALAGARDIIAEWVSEDAPTRAALRELFAAKACLTSSVVADKTAQAQKFSDYFDWSEKAATVPSHRLLAILRGENEGCLKVGLRPEADEALALLQRRFIRRQHSVEQLRLALEDSYRRLLAPAMETELRNQLKQKADSEAIRVFRANLRELLMAAPLGQKAILAIDPGFRTGCKLVCLDPQGKLLHHAVIYPTMSERAVAEAGQLLQELVRRHAIEAIAIGNGTASRETEAFVRRCGLQPQPIIVQVSESGASIYSASEIARQEFPDLDLTVRGAISIGRRLADPLAELVKLDPGSIGVGQYQHDVDQVALKAALDDTVASCVNSVGVELNTASAALLAYVSGLGPQLARNIVAHRDAQGPFGSKAELKKVKRLGPKAFEQAAGFLRIRTAADPLDRSAVHPERFALVRRICRDHHTCVTELMASAEKRQAIDLRPYCDDEVGLPTLTDILAELARPGRDPRQQFEVFAFAEGIEKISDVQVGMRLPGIVTNVTNFGAFIDIGVHQDGLAHISQLADSFVADPATVVKVGQRVQALVIALDVPRKRISLSLRSAPAAANGDRAAPAARRRG is encoded by the coding sequence ATGACCCTCGCCTTTGCCGACCCCTATACCGACAGTATCGCCGCCGATCTGCAGTTGCGGCCGCAGCAGGTGGCTGCCGTTCTTGAGCTGCTGGCCGATGGTGCCACCTTGCCCTTCATTGCCCGTTACCGCAAGGAACGCACGGGCAGCCTCGACGAGGTGGCCATTGCCGCCGTACGCGATGCCCACGCCAGTCGCGACGCGCTGGAGAAGCGCCGTGCCGCCATTGTGGCCAGTCTGTCCGAGCGCGAGCTCTATGTTGACGATCTTAAGGTCGCCATCGACAGTGCCATCAGTCTGCGCCAGCTGGAAGATCTCTACCTGCCGCATCGTCCCAAACGTCGCACCCGGGCCAGCGTTGCCCGTGAACGTGGGCTGGAACCGCTGGCTCGGCAGCTGCTGCACGAGGGTGCAGCGGAACAGGTCGCCGCCGCCTTTGTCGCCGCCGACAGCGCTGTGCCGACAGTGGCGGAGGCCTTGGCCGGCGCGCGCGACATCATTGCCGAATGGGTCAGTGAGGACGCGCCGACGCGAGCCGCCCTGCGCGAGCTGTTTGCCGCCAAAGCCTGTCTGACCAGTAGCGTCGTGGCCGACAAGACGGCTCAGGCGCAGAAATTCAGTGACTATTTTGACTGGTCGGAAAAGGCCGCCACTGTGCCATCGCACCGGCTGCTGGCCATTCTGCGGGGCGAAAACGAAGGGTGCCTGAAGGTCGGTCTGCGGCCCGAGGCCGACGAGGCGCTGGCGCTGTTGCAGCGCCGTTTTATCCGCCGGCAGCACAGCGTCGAACAGTTGCGTCTGGCTCTTGAGGATAGCTACCGCCGCCTGCTGGCGCCGGCCATGGAAACGGAGCTGCGCAACCAGCTTAAACAGAAGGCCGATAGCGAGGCCATCCGCGTTTTTCGGGCCAATCTGCGGGAATTGCTCATGGCCGCCCCCCTGGGCCAGAAGGCGATTCTGGCGATTGACCCGGGGTTTCGGACCGGCTGCAAACTGGTCTGTCTCGATCCGCAGGGCAAGCTGCTGCACCATGCGGTGATCTATCCCACCATGAGCGAACGGGCCGTCGCCGAGGCCGGCCAGTTGCTGCAGGAGCTGGTGCGGCGCCATGCCATTGAGGCCATCGCTATCGGCAATGGTACTGCCAGTCGCGAGACCGAGGCCTTTGTCCGCCGCTGTGGCCTGCAGCCGCAACCGATCATTGTGCAGGTCAGCGAGAGCGGCGCTTCGATCTATTCCGCGTCGGAGATTGCCCGCCAGGAGTTTCCCGACCTTGATCTCACCGTGCGCGGCGCCATCTCCATCGGTCGGCGGTTGGCCGATCCGCTGGCCGAACTGGTCAAGCTCGATCCCGGCTCCATCGGTGTCGGCCAGTATCAGCATGATGTGGATCAGGTTGCCCTGAAGGCGGCCCTTGATGACACGGTGGCTTCCTGCGTCAACAGCGTCGGCGTCGAACTCAATACCGCCAGTGCCGCGCTGCTGGCCTATGTGTCGGGACTGGGACCGCAGCTGGCTCGCAACATTGTCGCCCATCGTGATGCCCAGGGGCCCTTTGGCAGCAAGGCCGAACTGAAGAAGGTCAAGCGGCTGGGGCCAAAGGCCTTCGAGCAGGCTGCCGGGTTTCTGCGCATTCGCACCGCGGCCGATCCGCTCGACCGCTCGGCGGTCCACCCCGAGCGTTTCGCCCTGGTGCGCCGGATCTGCCGTGACCATCACACCTGTGTGACAGAGCTGATGGCCAGCGCCGAAAAACGTCAGGCTATTGATCTGCGGCCCTATTGCGATGACGAGGTCGGGCTGCCGACCCTGACGGATATTCTGGCTGAACTGGCCCGCCCCGGCCGCGATCCGCGCCAGCAGTTCGAGGTCTTTGCCTTTGCCGAGGGCATCGAGAAGATCAGTGATGTGCAGGTGGGCATGCGCTTGCCGGGCATTGTCACCAATGTCACCAACTTTGGTGCCTTTATTGATATCGGGGTGCATCAGGACGGCCTGGCCCATATCAGCCAGTTGGCCGACAGCTTTGTCGCCGATCCGGCGACGGTGGTGAAGGTGGGCCAGCGGGTACAGGCGCTGGTGATTGCCCTCGATGTGCCCCGCAAACGCATCAGCCTGTCGCTGCGGTCGGCGCCGGCCGCTGCCAATGGTGATCGGGCGGCGCCAGCAGCCCGCCGGCGTGGCTGA